From a single Bacillus gobiensis genomic region:
- a CDS encoding sodium:solute symporter family transporter yields the protein MSTLDVVLIIFYFLVIVGVGVIGTRKIKTSETYAVAERNLGFFMYLSCLSAVILGGASTIGTAKLGYTLGISDAWLVIMIGLGTLCLAYFLSNKLFGMKVLTISEMLFRRYNGETRVLSAIVACIYTAMLVITQVIGMGTILNVFLGWGMVPSILLSGGIVLVYTMLGGMWSITMTDVIQFCIMTVGIFFIMLPFSLSQAGGWDGLTEAIPEAYMDWTNIGWPTIFQYFLLYTLGMLVGQDLWQRTFTARNLRISKAGGIGAGIYSIFYAVAVAIIGMCAYVAFPNLDDSQSVFAHMALNVLPPGFMGLVLTAVLSALMSTASGTLLASSTLIVNDILKPLIGGQKILFLSRLITLIVGILIIICSIWIQDVLIALDIAYAILSGAMFFPIILGFFWKRASAKAAFISMLVSTVVIIGGLFFKGTTSTDPILYGLAASLIRSLLFLICIRIKKAEHNTFKRKDKTRVKKHYNESEREKKMPFPTQEFLAESLLTESFKEPNTLHTVWGEKWGASSYVGQIKKVLLHRPGNELALLKQMTYEESVDALVLRDENNQIVSYLNGKEPINTDLLQAQHDQLRKTLEACGAEVVDLDFTSPLHTKSIYTRDIGLVVPGGVILTRFALRMRQGEEKAAYQTFAKLGMPVLATIQGDGFVEGGSFAMLDSKTAIIGRSIRINQSGIDQLRQILSWQGIDLIVIDVPADRIHLDEMYVLIDENTALVEPARLPHWFLEELRARGIKLIYTDPDDPERTTNCLAVSPGKVLMTADAPRTADILSENGIEVLPVDISEIRKMGGGIHCSTLPLIREDES from the coding sequence ATGAGTACACTCGATGTCGTGTTAATAATATTCTACTTTTTAGTTATTGTAGGAGTGGGCGTTATAGGGACAAGAAAAATTAAAACATCGGAAACCTATGCCGTCGCTGAACGAAATTTAGGATTTTTTATGTATCTTTCTTGTTTATCGGCAGTCATTCTGGGAGGAGCCTCTACGATCGGAACAGCCAAGCTCGGTTATACTTTAGGCATTTCTGACGCGTGGCTGGTGATTATGATTGGACTGGGTACCCTGTGTCTTGCTTACTTTCTATCAAACAAGCTTTTTGGCATGAAGGTGCTGACGATCAGTGAAATGCTTTTTCGCAGATACAATGGAGAAACGAGGGTTCTCAGCGCAATTGTGGCTTGTATTTATACAGCGATGCTTGTGATCACTCAAGTTATTGGGATGGGAACGATATTAAATGTTTTTCTTGGCTGGGGAATGGTTCCCTCTATTCTATTAAGCGGCGGAATTGTTCTCGTATATACGATGTTAGGAGGCATGTGGTCGATTACAATGACCGATGTTATACAGTTTTGTATTATGACTGTCGGAATCTTTTTTATTATGCTGCCATTCAGCTTATCTCAAGCAGGAGGCTGGGATGGCCTGACTGAAGCAATCCCTGAGGCTTATATGGATTGGACGAACATTGGCTGGCCGACAATTTTTCAGTACTTCCTTCTTTATACTCTAGGGATGCTTGTTGGACAGGATTTATGGCAAAGAACATTTACTGCGAGAAATTTGCGGATTTCAAAAGCGGGCGGAATTGGTGCCGGTATCTACAGTATTTTTTACGCAGTAGCCGTGGCTATAATCGGAATGTGTGCCTACGTGGCATTTCCTAATCTTGACGATTCACAAAGCGTATTTGCCCACATGGCGCTAAACGTTCTCCCACCTGGTTTTATGGGACTTGTTTTGACAGCAGTCCTATCTGCACTTATGTCGACTGCCTCTGGAACACTGCTTGCTTCATCAACGTTAATTGTCAACGATATTCTAAAACCGCTTATTGGCGGACAAAAAATTCTGTTTCTTTCTCGTCTGATTACGTTGATTGTCGGGATATTGATAATTATTTGCTCAATTTGGATACAAGATGTGCTGATCGCATTGGATATCGCGTATGCCATTTTATCAGGAGCTATGTTCTTTCCGATTATCCTTGGCTTCTTCTGGAAGCGAGCATCAGCAAAAGCAGCCTTTATCTCAATGTTGGTTAGTACGGTTGTCATAATTGGGGGACTTTTTTTCAAAGGAACGACATCTACTGATCCGATTTTATACGGGCTTGCCGCCAGCTTGATCAGATCATTGCTTTTTCTTATCTGTATCCGGATAAAAAAGGCAGAACACAATACTTTCAAGAGAAAGGACAAAACGAGAGTAAAGAAGCACTATAACGAATCAGAAAGGGAGAAAAAAATGCCATTTCCAACACAAGAATTTTTAGCAGAAAGTTTACTGACTGAATCATTTAAAGAACCGAATACACTTCACACCGTTTGGGGGGAGAAATGGGGAGCTTCTTCCTATGTCGGACAGATTAAAAAAGTCCTTTTGCACCGCCCGGGGAACGAACTTGCACTCTTGAAACAGATGACCTATGAAGAAAGTGTGGATGCACTTGTATTGCGGGATGAAAACAATCAAATCGTCAGCTATCTAAATGGAAAAGAGCCGATCAATACAGATCTGTTGCAAGCCCAGCATGATCAGCTGAGAAAAACGCTGGAAGCTTGCGGAGCAGAGGTGGTAGATTTGGATTTTACGTCTCCTTTACATACGAAATCGATTTATACAAGAGATATCGGCCTAGTCGTACCTGGAGGGGTTATTTTGACCAGATTTGCTCTCCGAATGAGACAAGGAGAGGAAAAAGCAGCTTACCAAACCTTTGCGAAACTCGGAATGCCTGTTCTCGCAACAATTCAAGGCGATGGATTCGTCGAAGGCGGCAGTTTTGCCATGCTGGATTCAAAAACTGCGATTATCGGCCGGTCCATCAGAATCAACCAATCGGGCATAGATCAATTAAGGCAGATTCTTTCATGGCAGGGAATTGATCTAATCGTCATTGATGTTCCCGCTGACCGGATCCATTTGGACGAAATGTATGTACTCATTGATGAAAATACCGCACTTGTCGAGCCTGCACGCCTGCCTCACTGGTTTCTCGAGGAGCTTCGTGCAAGGGGCATTAAGCTGATCTACACAGATCCGGATGACCCGGAACGTACGACAAATTGCCTGGCAGTTTCTCCGGGAAAGGTTCTAATGACTGCAGATGCGCCG
- a CDS encoding LysR family transcriptional regulator, protein MELRQLKTFQVAAENLNFTKTAQALNFTQPTVSSQIQVLEQELNQQLFFRIGKKLILTPAGKLLKTHSDQIFSHVEKIETEFLNLSQPNSKLVIAAAEVYCSNYLLPITTEYLKNFPKAEIQLLTRSTNDVIKGLLNSEYDIGVIAGEVSEKGLRNLLLEEEEMLLVVSMTLYDKYGLNHLLSELPFLEHRISGYFQDMLNRYINRLPFLPKHTILVESEKAIKQGILNQMGLGVMTSSFVKQELQENKLVAIRLFDEKVTVKTSLITLEDKREINTIKSFSHMTQMLWNNIHELESINR, encoded by the coding sequence ATGGAATTACGTCAATTGAAAACATTTCAAGTTGCTGCGGAAAATTTAAATTTTACCAAAACGGCTCAAGCTTTAAATTTTACTCAGCCAACAGTTAGCTCACAAATCCAAGTCCTGGAACAAGAATTAAACCAACAGCTATTTTTTCGTATTGGAAAAAAGTTAATTCTGACTCCAGCAGGAAAACTATTAAAAACGCATAGCGACCAGATCTTTTCCCACGTGGAAAAGATAGAAACCGAATTCCTCAATTTGTCCCAGCCGAACTCCAAGCTAGTGATAGCAGCAGCGGAAGTTTACTGTTCGAATTACTTACTGCCAATTACAACAGAATACTTAAAAAATTTTCCCAAGGCTGAGATCCAGCTGCTCACAAGATCGACTAATGACGTGATAAAGGGCTTATTAAACAGCGAGTATGATATCGGAGTGATTGCCGGTGAGGTGAGCGAAAAGGGGCTAAGAAACTTGCTTCTTGAGGAAGAGGAAATGCTTCTAGTTGTCAGCATGACTCTTTATGATAAATATGGATTAAATCACCTTTTATCCGAGCTGCCTTTTCTTGAACATCGAATAAGCGGCTACTTTCAAGACATGCTAAACAGATATATTAACAGGCTTCCGTTTCTTCCGAAGCATACGATTCTAGTGGAGAGTGAAAAAGCGATCAAGCAGGGGATTTTGAACCAAATGGGACTAGGAGTGATGACAAGCAGCTTTGTAAAACAAGAACTTCAAGAAAATAAGCTTGTTGCCATTCGTTTATTCGACGAAAAAGTCACGGTAAAAACCTCCTTGATCACGCTTGAAGACAAACGCGAAATAAATACGATTAAATCCTTCAGCCATATGACTCAAATGCTATGGAATAACATCCATGAGCTGGAGTCAATAAATAGATGA
- a CDS encoding cob(I)yrinic acid a,c-diamide adenosyltransferase: protein MKLYTRTGDQGQTSLIGGRVSKDDIRVESYGTIDELNSFIGLAAAELENKITSEIKEELFKIQLELFDCGGELANVSKTKEGMLKEEYVEFLEQRIDEYTKEAPPLERFILPGGSKASAYVHAARTIARRAERQIVRLMNSEEIPSVTLKYINRLSDYLFAVARVINFRLHVKDVEYERGAIVFRDRDEKEE from the coding sequence ATGAAACTTTACACTCGAACGGGAGACCAAGGACAAACGAGTCTTATTGGCGGAAGAGTCTCGAAGGATGACATCAGAGTCGAAAGCTATGGAACGATAGACGAGCTAAATAGTTTTATCGGGCTGGCAGCGGCTGAGCTAGAGAATAAAATCACGAGCGAGATTAAGGAAGAACTCTTTAAAATCCAGCTTGAGCTGTTTGATTGCGGAGGAGAGTTAGCCAACGTTTCAAAAACAAAAGAAGGAATGCTGAAGGAAGAATACGTGGAATTCCTGGAACAGCGTATTGATGAGTATACAAAAGAGGCACCTCCGCTGGAACGGTTTATTTTGCCCGGAGGCTCAAAAGCTTCCGCCTATGTTCACGCTGCCAGAACGATTGCAAGAAGAGCGGAAAGGCAAATCGTCAGGCTGATGAATAGCGAAGAAATTCCTAGTGTTACCTTAAAATATATCAACAGGCTTTCCGACTACTTGTTTGCCGTCGCACGAGTTATCAATTTCAGATTACATGTAAAAGATGTGGAGTATGAAAGAGGTGCGATTGTGTTTCGAGACCGTGATGAGAAAGAGGAATAG
- a CDS encoding SMP-30/gluconolactonase/LRE family protein yields MDATLTFDARALLGEGPVWDPDSSKLYWTDILRGELHVFDPETNEDVIHRFNSFVTAISRYQKDKLVLVMKDGFYLFDLVQKQLTLLKKPEQMEHSLRFNDGKCDPAGRLWAGTMSMEGKKEKGAFYRLEKDLQLTTIIEPVSISNGLDWDREKHVFYYIDTPTMEIKQFQYDPETGNLSNQEVVYRFEEDAGYPDGMTIDQEGNLWVALFGGGKAVKIDPGKKEWIDTIYLPVPHVTCCAFGGTNMKTLFITTASIPLSEKERGDNPHAGSLFSVELQVGGFTPESFKCNAQI; encoded by the coding sequence ATGGATGCGACTTTGACATTTGATGCGAGAGCTCTTCTTGGAGAAGGGCCAGTATGGGATCCGGATTCTTCCAAACTGTATTGGACGGATATATTGAGAGGGGAGCTTCACGTCTTTGATCCGGAAACAAATGAAGATGTAATACACCGCTTTAATTCCTTTGTCACAGCAATCTCAAGATATCAAAAAGACAAGCTTGTACTCGTAATGAAAGATGGGTTCTACTTATTTGATTTAGTGCAGAAGCAGTTGACGCTTTTAAAAAAGCCGGAACAGATGGAACATTCACTGCGGTTTAATGATGGGAAATGCGATCCTGCAGGACGTTTGTGGGCCGGTACGATGAGTATGGAAGGGAAAAAAGAAAAAGGTGCCTTCTATCGTTTGGAAAAAGACTTACAGCTCACGACTATAATTGAGCCGGTAAGTATCTCAAACGGATTAGACTGGGACCGGGAAAAACATGTATTTTATTATATAGATACTCCCACAATGGAAATCAAGCAGTTTCAATATGATCCTGAAACAGGTAACCTTTCGAATCAAGAAGTTGTATATCGTTTCGAGGAGGATGCCGGATACCCTGACGGAATGACGATCGATCAAGAAGGGAATCTCTGGGTCGCTCTTTTTGGCGGCGGGAAAGCAGTGAAGATCGACCCCGGCAAAAAAGAATGGATCGATACCATTTATCTTCCGGTTCCACATGTCACATGCTGCGCTTTCGGAGGAACGAATATGAAAACCTTATTCATTACGACGGCTTCCATTCCTTTATCTGAGAAAGAAAGAGGGGATAATCCGCATGCGGGAAGCCTATTTTCTGTTGAGCTTCAAGTGGGTGGCTTCACGCCAGAATCGTTTAAATGTAACGCTCAAATTTAG
- a CDS encoding HAMP domain-containing sensor histidine kinase codes for MKLRTKLVFLIIGQVFLMLVVVGFVLAFATTRFVLDIIENDTRSGLTRATPESFEMWIEKDQEESFHVTPVLKEIVDKEEGFLVLLNKNQEIVYSYGKKGNLPKTISNEDLNTIYQKEKLNGAKIYYWSASISDNEYIVLYGKEPKSEFILNYIKEHEKSRTSLDSFDPSTLVYIKDLKGSVYLFDQNGKYIDDINGSANLKKGIREIDLLSYTSKPWNYKNEISYETLDNGSVMVTAVPNLSYFPDDDFNRILSFSALKNFLIIICFLFFVIVLFALWYSFRFGAPIFHTIRWVYNLAKGNFYEPLNRKGRPVSKKKNGKVKQPYRLFNEVIVSLEKLTATLETNEKNRNKIQTTREEWIAGLSHDLKTPLSTIYGNAMMLESDQYEWSKDEVREMGQVMREKSEYMSELIEDLNLTYRLKNDAIPVDREKTDLVFFLKELIEHYERTPFLDEFYLHFHHNKEKVVFSIDQAWFKRIIDNLVANGVKHNDLGTRISVILHEDMDDITLIIKDNGKGMSQEHVANLFNRYYKGTNTKDPSVGSGLGLAITKELVHIHNGTINVESKEGAGTSIIMQFNKNK; via the coding sequence ATGAAACTAAGAACAAAGCTAGTATTTTTAATTATTGGCCAAGTATTTTTAATGTTGGTGGTAGTCGGCTTCGTTTTGGCATTTGCAACAACGAGATTTGTATTGGACATAATTGAAAATGATACAAGAAGCGGCTTGACGCGAGCCACCCCTGAATCTTTTGAGATGTGGATTGAAAAAGATCAGGAGGAATCCTTTCATGTTACGCCCGTTTTAAAAGAAATTGTCGACAAGGAAGAAGGCTTTCTGGTTCTTTTAAATAAAAACCAGGAGATCGTTTATTCTTACGGGAAAAAAGGAAATCTTCCAAAAACGATTAGTAATGAAGATTTGAACACTATTTATCAAAAGGAAAAATTAAATGGCGCAAAAATATATTATTGGTCTGCTTCCATCTCCGATAATGAATATATCGTGCTTTACGGGAAAGAACCTAAAAGTGAGTTCATATTAAATTATATTAAAGAACATGAAAAATCCCGCACGTCCTTAGATTCATTTGATCCTTCCACCCTTGTGTATATAAAGGATTTAAAAGGCTCTGTCTATCTTTTTGATCAAAATGGCAAGTATATTGATGATATTAATGGAAGCGCGAATTTGAAAAAAGGGATACGAGAAATTGATTTGCTTTCCTATACTTCTAAGCCTTGGAATTATAAGAATGAAATATCTTATGAAACGTTGGATAATGGCAGCGTGATGGTTACTGCCGTTCCCAACCTGTCCTATTTTCCCGATGATGATTTTAATCGGATCCTTTCGTTTTCTGCATTAAAGAATTTTCTTATTATTATCTGTTTCTTATTTTTCGTCATAGTTTTGTTCGCTTTATGGTATTCCTTCCGTTTTGGAGCGCCCATTTTTCATACGATTCGCTGGGTATACAATTTAGCTAAAGGAAACTTTTACGAGCCCCTGAATCGGAAAGGGAGGCCGGTGAGCAAAAAGAAGAACGGAAAAGTGAAGCAGCCATACCGGCTTTTCAACGAGGTTATCGTGTCGCTTGAAAAGCTGACAGCAACGCTTGAAACCAATGAAAAAAACCGGAATAAAATACAAACTACTCGAGAGGAATGGATCGCCGGTCTGTCCCATGATTTAAAGACGCCGCTCAGCACAATTTATGGAAATGCGATGATGCTAGAATCCGACCAATACGAATGGTCGAAGGACGAGGTCCGGGAAATGGGCCAAGTCATGCGGGAAAAATCGGAATATATGTCCGAATTAATCGAGGATTTAAATTTAACCTATAGATTAAAAAATGATGCGATTCCAGTTGATCGAGAGAAAACCGATCTCGTCTTTTTTTTAAAAGAATTAATTGAGCATTACGAGAGGACGCCTTTCCTGGATGAGTTTTATTTGCATTTCCATCACAACAAAGAAAAAGTCGTTTTCTCGATAGATCAGGCTTGGTTTAAGCGGATTATAGATAACCTGGTTGCCAATGGGGTAAAACATAATGATCTGGGAACACGCATTTCGGTGATTCTCCACGAAGATATGGATGACATTACGTTAATTATTAAAGATAACGGAAAAGGAATGTCGCAGGAGCATGTCGCTAATTTGTTCAATCGTTATTATAAGGGGACAAATACGAAGGACCCGTCAGTTGGTTCTGGACTTGGGCTTGCTATTACAAAAGAGCTCGTCCATATCCATAATGGAACGATTAATGTGGAAAGCAAGGAAGGAGCAGGAACCTCCATCATTATGCAGTTCAATAAGAATAAGTGA
- a CDS encoding response regulator transcription factor — MENARILIVDDEEAIVQMVERVLKKEGFEQVISAVNAVDALEIVKAKKVDLILLDVMMPGQSGFEICPQIRQHTKAPIFFLTAKTSDLDKLSGFAYGADDYITKPFNPLELVARIKAHLKRTYITIQEEPRQVPDDDLYSYDHFILKPDSAELIVAGESVGCSAQLLQLLQYFCDHPNRVLSKDQLYERVWGSPSYGDNNTVMVHIRKLREKIEVNASDPKYIVTVRGLGYKFIPKRKQN, encoded by the coding sequence ATGGAAAATGCACGAATTCTAATCGTCGATGACGAAGAAGCTATCGTACAAATGGTAGAGCGTGTTTTAAAAAAAGAAGGGTTCGAGCAAGTCATTAGTGCTGTGAATGCTGTAGATGCTTTGGAAATTGTTAAAGCAAAGAAAGTGGATTTGATTCTGCTCGACGTGATGATGCCTGGGCAATCAGGTTTTGAGATTTGTCCGCAGATCCGCCAGCATACGAAGGCACCAATCTTTTTTTTAACAGCAAAGACATCAGATCTAGACAAGCTGTCTGGATTTGCGTATGGAGCGGATGATTACATAACAAAACCTTTTAATCCATTGGAACTGGTAGCAAGAATCAAAGCCCATTTGAAACGGACGTATATAACAATTCAAGAAGAACCGCGACAAGTTCCAGATGATGATTTATATTCATATGATCACTTTATATTAAAGCCAGATTCCGCCGAGCTCATCGTCGCTGGTGAATCAGTCGGCTGCTCTGCCCAGCTGTTACAGCTCCTGCAGTATTTTTGTGATCATCCGAATCGTGTCTTATCTAAGGATCAGCTTTATGAAAGAGTATGGGGATCGCCTTCCTATGGCGACAATAATACAGTGATGGTTCATATAAGGAAGCTAAGGGAGAAAATAGAGGTCAATGCCAGTGATCCGAAATATATCGTTACTGTCAGAGGGCTTGGATACAAATTTATTCCGAAAAGAAAGCAGAATTAA
- a CDS encoding ATP-binding cassette domain-containing protein: protein MTIIKTQYLTKFYQSKAAVSDVTFSVSKGGTYGICGNRGAGKSTLLNLLAGSSSPSSGEVFLFNKPSGDKSVQQRLGVYNEHSEIHHHLTGMNHLLNFSSRQKKRASEDKCLELLRAVNLYDAAYVKVDKYTRDMQKRLLLVQSIVHDPEVLLFDEPTQGLGDTSVRYIHQFIEELKLQGKTIIMAFEKLDELANLCTTISLMQNGRMIKEGSKEDLYAAYGHSITASFKLSKVTNKEKQTLIPLISQFAEILYWTNHALSISIQYDYYIPVVVRALVNERIDVFRIEVDEPDLDDLLYGSKRT, encoded by the coding sequence ATGACAATCATCAAGACTCAGTATCTTACCAAATTTTATCAGAGTAAAGCCGCAGTAAGCGATGTCACTTTCTCAGTATCCAAAGGTGGTACTTATGGAATTTGCGGAAACCGCGGAGCGGGAAAATCGACATTATTGAATCTTCTTGCCGGCTCTTCTTCTCCAAGCTCAGGAGAGGTTTTCCTTTTTAATAAGCCGTCCGGGGATAAAAGTGTCCAGCAAAGGCTCGGAGTCTATAACGAACATTCTGAAATTCATCACCATTTAACGGGAATGAATCATTTGTTGAATTTTTCATCTCGGCAAAAGAAGCGTGCCAGCGAAGATAAATGCTTAGAACTATTGCGGGCTGTCAATCTTTACGATGCGGCATACGTGAAGGTTGATAAATATACGAGGGATATGCAAAAGAGGCTGCTACTAGTACAATCCATCGTACACGATCCGGAGGTGCTTCTCTTTGATGAACCGACACAGGGTCTTGGCGACACTTCAGTTCGTTATATTCACCAATTCATTGAGGAGCTGAAATTGCAAGGAAAAACGATTATTATGGCCTTTGAAAAATTAGATGAACTTGCCAATCTTTGTACAACCATTTCGCTTATGCAAAATGGAAGGATGATAAAAGAGGGAAGCAAAGAAGACCTATATGCAGCATACGGGCATTCCATTACAGCCTCATTTAAGCTATCCAAAGTAACAAATAAAGAAAAACAAACTTTGATCCCGCTGATTTCCCAATTTGCTGAAATTCTTTACTGGACAAATCACGCGCTTTCCATTTCGATCCAATACGATTACTACATTCCCGTAGTAGTCAGAGCGTTAGTTAATGAAAGAATTGATGTTTTTCGGATAGAGGTTGATGAGCCTGATTTGGATGACCTTCTTTACGGAAGCAAGCGCACTTAA